The genomic segment GCCACGCCCCACCACCGCCGCCGCCGCGTGACCGGCATCGCCGCGGTCAGCTCGGCCACTTCGCGCTGGGCCTCGACGGCGACCATCTCGATCGTGGTGCGCGAGAAGTCCTCGTCGACGGTCGACTTCGGCAGGTCGTCCAGCGCGTTCCACGCCTTCTCCAGCGACTGCATCTCCTGACGCAGCTCGGGGTCCTCGCTGATCCGACGCTCGACGTCGCGCGCCTCCTCCGGCGACAGTTCGCCGTCGAGGTACGCGACCAGCATCTCGCGAGACGCGTCGTCGGATTGGGAGGGGGAAGACATGACGGGGTAGCTGTTGGTGGTTGGTGGTGAGTATTAGGGGGTGCGGTTGGCTGGGCTAGCCGTCTACTTTTTGTCCGTGGTCGACGTACGGCGTCAGCGCCTCGCGGAGCTTGCCGCGGGCGCGGGCCAGCAGCGACTTGATCGCCTGCGGGGTCATCTCCATGACCTCGCCGATGTCCTCGTAGCTCATGTGTTCGAATTTGGCGAGCAGCACCGCCAGGCGTTGCCGCTCGTTGAGGGTGTCGATGGCCGCCAGCACGGCCTCCTGCATCTCCGACTTGTCGAGCTGCCGGGTTGGCATCAGCGCGCTGGCCGCGGTCGCCGAGGCGACCACCGGGTTGAAGCTGCTGTCGTCCGGCTTGGCGGTGACGTTCACCTCCTTGCGGCGCGACAGCGTCCGCAGCGCGTTGGACGCCACGTTGTTGGCGATGGTGAACAACCAGGTGGAAAACTTCGATCCCGGCACGTACCGCTTGCGGGCGCGGTACACACGCAGGAACACGTCCTGGGCCAGGTCCTCGGCGATGTCCCGCTTGCCGGTCAGGTGCGCCATGAGCGACACCAGCCGGTTCTGGTAGCGGAGCATCAACTCCTCGAACGCCGCGGCGTCGTCGTCGCGCACGCGCAGCATCAGCCGCACGTCCGGGTCGGCGTGCGTGTAGCGCTGGATCGTGCTGTCGCTGATCGACAAAGGGGTCTCCGGCGTGGGGGCCGCGCGGTGGCTGTGGGTGCTGTCGCAGGGGGTGCGCCCGGCGGGACGCGTCCCGCCAGCCCTACCAGTTTAGGTGGCGGGGCGGCCTTGAGCCAGCTAGCCGGTTCCTCCACGTGGCCTGCAATGATAAACCCCGCTCCCCGCGGCAGGTTCCTCCGCTTTGCGGGCCGGTGAAGCGGCTGATCGGGTGACCACCACCGGCACGGGGTGCGCCCCGATCAGGGCGCCGCCCGATTCTCGGGAAACAGCGATTCCGGTGCAGGTCGGGTGGGGCGAGCAATCCGGTAGGCGGGGCAGGCTGCCGGATTCCGACGGATTGGTTTTCACGCCGGCTAGCGGCGATGCACGTCGCACCCGGGCAGCAGCTCTTGCAGCCGTTCGAGCCCCTCGGCCGGGAAGTCGGTGGGCAGCCACAGCAGCTTCAGGCTGGTCAGTTTGGCGAGCTCCGGGATCGACTCCTCGGACACCGTGGTCGACGCCAGATCGAGCGTGTGCAGGTCGGGCAGGTTGTGCAGCAGCGCCACGTGACGGTCCGCTTCGCGGCTGAGCGGCGTGGGGGTGGCGACCGGGCCCAGGAAGTGCATGAAGCCCGGCTGCTGGGGGATGGGGGTCTCCTCCACGAACCTCACGTAGTAGACCCGGTTGAAGTAGTCGTCGCCCACCCACCGGCGGGCCCACCGCCAGGTCTGCGGCTTGCGGCTTCCGCTGAGCACGCCCCCGAGGTCGTCGTCGACGTAGTGGTGGAAGTCGTAGTAGACCGTGCCGCCCAGCTCCTGCAGCCGCTCGACCGCCCGCGCCTGCCGCCGCGCGTCGGCCAGCTGCAGCGCAAACCAACCCGACAGCAGGCTGGCCAGCAGCACCACCAGCAGTAACGCGCGGAGGTTGAATCTCAGTCGCATGGCATCGTCCGCTACAGCGCGAAGCCCGTGGTGCGCCGTCGCCCGCCGAGCCTACAGGCTGGGCGTCTCCTCGCCGACCATGTGCAGGTGGTTGTGGTCGACGGTGATGATGTACCGCCCGTCGGGGCGGTAGGCGCCGCGGCTGAAGTAGATCGAGCACCGGTAGTGCGCGTGGTGCTGCTGCCCGGGTCCGATCATCGGGTACACCCGCACCGGGTCCACGTAGTCGGCCACCTTTTCGCGCACGATGCGGACGTTCATGGTGGGGGCCTTCGCGCCCCGGGGCAGCGCCCGCTGCAACGCCCGCATCACCTCGGCGTCGCTGGGCGGGGGCAGGGCGGTCGTCTTGCCGCCGTCGGTGATCGGCCCCAGCACCGGAACGACCGCCGTCGACGCCCGCGGCGAGGGCCACAGGTAGAGCGCGGCGCCGAACCCGATCGAGAGCACGGTCATCACCGCCAGCAGCGTGCGGGTGCGGAAACGCGGCCAGCGGAGTCTAAGCCTTGACGTCGTGATCACCGGTCGGGCCTCAGGGACGCTTGGTTTGCCTGCCTGCCGTTCGGGGCTTGGCGTTGGCGGGGCCCCTGTGTGACGCCTTGGTGAACGCTGTGAGGAACACCCCGATCAACGAGCTGCAGTCTACGGATTCCGGCAGCGGAAATCACTAGAGAACGCTCGGATCCCTCGGTGTGAGTCCCAGGTGAGCAAATCATGTGGCCACATGACGCGCATCCCGGTCTGGCGTTAACCCCGTCACCCCCCTGGAGATGGTTGTGGCCGTGGGAGAAACCGGCTACCGTCCGCGGGTTGCGCCTTCTCTAACCTAAGGGGTCTCACATGTCTGCGAGCCACAAAGCCACGTCGAAGCAGCTCCTGGAGCTCTGGGGGGACAACGCGGTTCATCAGGCCGCCGATTTCTTGTCGGACGGGTACATGAACCACCAGATGCCCGACGCCGGGGGCGGCGCCTCGGCGAAGTCGCTGGCGGAGTGGAAGA from the Posidoniimonas corsicana genome contains:
- a CDS encoding RNA polymerase sigma factor gives rise to the protein MSISDSTIQRYTHADPDVRLMLRVRDDDAAAFEELMLRYQNRLVSLMAHLTGKRDIAEDLAQDVFLRVYRARKRYVPGSKFSTWLFTIANNVASNALRTLSRRKEVNVTAKPDDSSFNPVVASATAASALMPTRQLDKSEMQEAVLAAIDTLNERQRLAVLLAKFEHMSYEDIGEVMEMTPQAIKSLLARARGKLREALTPYVDHGQKVDG